A window from Argopecten irradians isolate NY chromosome 3, Ai_NY, whole genome shotgun sequence encodes these proteins:
- the LOC138318179 gene encoding golgin subfamily A member 5-like — MSWLSGLTGNVEDFLNKIDQSAAGALKNESDTSYASGNVSSNKQSDHTADAASSRQYIQNPSPIGPSKLSGQGAEKSSPFVTKPIRQTLTGLSKSPSTPQANIKPGSSPSPAQKSQASAASSVSSPQQLTTITTPGGKKKIDSDEALFDFLNSSDPVESTRKKSITPISSARHSRQSSTSSTISSKGNKSTDAPPSTSGSSIVHIDSVGPASERESPNSEPDGLADVAALADAMLEQSPSNSVHSNQGSETAGEAHQKMSSLELENKLLKNEVASLNQEMSSIIQRSKDSISELDITKQKLESYHRSASMHDQLVRELQSRESDLTEALGAKDSQLAVLRVRLEEADKELSRKEASIQDLQSHRDRILQDHTDSSGMHSQALDTLKYKLVEVEAALQREQEAYKKAQQEASDRQSRLEEEQRSLAESLTTSERRFNEERAKVSEISVQMKTLKSSADSAKQELSEYKEKATRILQSKERLIASLREGSGAAGEMAGVSSLEYDSVKQERDMFRDELQQSRMTVDSLRVELQDLEGQLQRDSDEANDQIRTLEDNVMSEKRRREDAETELLKQKQEMQYSIEEIHKQKATFQNCVRDREVEIERLRNQLTTKSISSTSESELESRVRSLTESLIHKQTMLEALSTEKNSLTLQLERLEMQYKDVQASSLRTNTAVVNVNDDDDVRQRLPAFMRETATDTEVTKKMKRAANSIDKVGIRLGVFLRRYPIARVFVIIYMAMLHLWVMVVLLTYQPEMHGADRGQPLPPA, encoded by the exons ATGTCATGGTTATCAGGATTGACAGGAAATGTTGAAGATTTTCTCAACAAAATCGACCAGTCAGCTGCTGGGGCCTTAAAGAATGAAAGTGACACCAGTTATGCGTCAGGCAATGTGAGTAGTAATAAACAAAGTGACCACACAGCTGATGCTGCATCATCAAGACAATATATTCAAAATCCTTCACCCATTGGTCCCTCTAAATTGAGTGGCCAAGGAGCTGAAAAATCCTCACCATTTGTGACTAAACCTATCCGACAGACACTAACAGGATTGTCCAAATCACCAAGTACTCCACAGGCAAACATCAAACCGGGCAGTTCTCCCAGTCCAGCCCAGAAATCACAGGCAAGTGCAGCCTCCTCTGTATCAAGTCCACAGCAATTAACTACGATAACAACACCAGGAGGCAAGAAAAAAATAGACTCAGATGAAGCGTTGTTTGACTTTCTCAACAGCAGTGATCCAGTGGAATCAACCAGAAAGAAAAGTATAACACCAATCAGTAGTGCTAGACACTCGCGACAGTCAAGTACATCCTCCACAATATCAAGTAAAGGCAATAAGAGCACAGACGCCCCACCCTCCACCAGTGGATCGTCAATAGTACACATAGATTCAGTCGGACCAG CAAGTGAACGAGAAAGTCCAAACTCTGAGCCAGATGGCCTTGCAGACGTTGCAGCTCTGGCAGATGCTATGTTAGAACAGAGTCCCAGCAACAGTGTCCATAGCAACCAAGGATCAGAAACAGCGGGGGAAGCACATCAGAAAATGTCATCTTTAGAACTTGAAAATAAACTTCTGAAAAATGAAGTAGCTTCTCTTAACCAGGAGATGTCTTCTATCATACAACGGTCCAAGGATTCAATATCTG aATTGGACATTACAAAACAGAAGCTTGAGTCTTATCATCGGTCAGCTTCCATGCATGACCAGCTGGTACGTGAACTGCAGTCGCGAGAATCTGATCTGACAGAGGCTCTGGGGGCCAAGGATTCCCAGCTGGCTGTTCTCCGAGTCCGACTGGAGGAGGCTGACAAAGAGCTGTCTAGGAAAGAAGCATCCATACAGGATCTCCAGTCACATAGAGACAG GATACTACAGGACCATACAGACTCCAGTGGTATGCACAGTCAGGCCCTGGACACCCTCAAGTATAAACTGGTAGAGGTGGAGGCAGCACTACAGAGGGAACAGGAGGCATACAAAAAGGCTCAG CAAGAGGCATCAGATAGACAGAGCAGACTTGAAGAGGAACAGAGAAGCCTTGCTGAATCTTTAACAACCTCAGAACGGAGGTTTAATGAGGAAAGAG CCAAAGTTTCTGAAATATCTGTCCAGATGAAAACTTTGAAGAGTAGTGCTGACTCTGCCAAACAGGAGCTGTCTGAGTACAAGGAGAAGGCAACAAGGATACTACAG TCCAAGGAGCGATTGATCGCCAGTCTAAGAGAGGGATCTGGGGCTGCAGGAGAGATGGCAGGAGTGTCCAGTCTGGAGTATGACTCAGTCAAGCAGGAGAGAGACATGTTTAGGGACGAGCTTCAACAATCCCGAATGACTGTTGACAGTCTAAGGGTAGAGCTACAG GATCTAGAAGGACAACTACAACGTGACAGTGATGAAGCTAATGACCAGATTCGTACTTTAGAGGACAATGTAATGAGTGAGAAACGTCGGCGAGAGGACGCTGAGACTGAACTCCTCAAACAGAAACAG GAGATGCAGTATTCTATAGAGGAGATTCACAAACAAAAGGCGACATTTCAGAACTGTGTCAGAGACAGGGAAGTGGAGATTGAACGACTTAGAAATCAG CTCACAACAAAGTCGATCAGTTCTACATCAGAGAGTGAACTAGAATCTCGTGTTAGATCACTGACAGAGAGCCTTATCCACAAACAGACAATGCTGGAGGCTCTGAGTACTGAGAAAAACTCATTAACCCTGCAATTAGAGAGACTTGAG ATGCAGTATAAAGATGTTCAAGCCTCATCACTGAGAACCAACACAGCTGTGGTTAACgtcaatgatgatgatgatg TGCGACAGAGACTGCCTGCATTTATGAGAGAGACCGCCACAGACACAGAAGTGACCAAGAAAATGAAGCGCGCCGCTAACTCTATTGATAAAGTCGG TATACGGCTTGGAGTTTTCCTGAGAAGGTATCCTATTGCTagagtttttgtgataatttaCATG GCAATGCTTCACCTGTGGGTGATGGTTGTGTTGTTGACGTACCAGCCAGAGATGCACGGAGCAGACCGTGGACAACCTTTGCCTCCTGCCTGA